The sequence ATCAAGACGAGTAATTTATTGGCGATAACCCCAGAGAATGGGTAAACAGAGAATAAAGGAAAGGATACGAATTTGGGATCAAACACACACACAATGAATTCATGAACCTTAGTAAAGGATTCAACATCAACATCCCTGCAAAGATAAAATCCATACCACTCGACAGATTATTCATACAAAAGTTCATGTAATCCATATAAACACTAATACATACATGATACATCATCATCCACAGCAAAGAGCAACTTGAAGTGTGAATTTAATTTCACTTGGCTAACTCCTTCTCAATGGCGTTCTTAGCAGTCTCAAGATCCTCATCAAAGAACATATCCCAGTGGCCATCCCACTTGATGAAGAACTCGGTGTCCTCATAATACTTAACCCGATGAACATCACCGGCTGGAGTGAACAGGTAATCCCCAACCGTCAGATCGTATCTCTCCTCCTTCGTCAGATTCCAAACGCTCTTCTTCCCTTCAATCACCACCAGGTCATGCCCGAATGTGTGGTGGTGCGCCGGCTCCACGCTTCCCGCCTTGAACCTAACGAACGCTGACGTCGGACTCTCCCTCAGGATCTTCATCGACCCGCCCGGAATTATATCGATCGGATTCAGTTCCCGATTCTTCACCAGACAACAAACCGCGCACGTGTCCTGCACCGTTCCAGTTTTCCCGATTTCCGGCATTTCCTTGAGCGAGTTGTCCAGGAACGACTGGATCTCCTCCGGCCAAGGTTTGTTGTCGTTTGCCGGGCAAGGGGACTTGAACGGAGTTTTGAGCCACGTCTCGACGATCTCAATGGCGGATTCCGGTGTAGTGGACTTTCCGGAGACCGCAAGGACGTTGGAGTTGTTGATGGATCGGGCGTTGATCGCGTCGGCAGGGGTGAGACATGTTGCGGCAAACACACCAGGGAATTTGTTGGCGAAGATGGAGACGCCGGCGCCGGTGCCGCACGCTACGAGACCGCGGACATCGACGGCCGAGGATGAGGAGGATTCGGAGACGAGGCGGCCGACCTCGGCTCCGGCGGAGTAGTAAGAGGAAGTTCCGAGATCTTCGACTTCAATGTTACGGGAGCGGAGGTGGGAGACTAGAGCGTCTTTGAGAGGCGTGCCGAAGTCATCAGCGCCAGCGATGATTTTGACTGGGCGAGTGGCGGTGGCGGTGCCGTCTGCTGCCATTGGGTGGTGGAGACTGAACTATGCTCAGTGATTCCTTCACTCAGTCACAGATTAGTAAGTAACGAAGAGGGGACCGAACCTGGTCTTATTATCGTCCTAATTAATTGAAGATTATTTTGATATTTTCCTCCGTGGTTattcttttggattttttttaaataaataaaataaaaatttaatttcgaTCTAATAATGTCTTTCTTCTGAGTGCTAAACTATAATTTCTTTCTCGTCTGGGCGGTGTGAAGAACCTGCCAAAAGAATTCCAATGTTAAAGGCAGTTTGTGGTTTGTGATTTTAATGACAACTAATCCGAACTTTGTGTGTATATGATGTGATTGTGTGTAACTGTTGTGTGTTAGGTTACTTGTAGTAGTTAGTAGTCTCTTGAATGAGTGCTGCCATTGTGACTTCGTGAATCTTGGGATTTTAATCGAAATATAGCGTGTATCTTGTTTGGTTGATGCAAACGAGTTTGACTTGGTTTATGTATGGTATAATGTCGGACTGATTTGTGCGGTACGGATCACAACTCCCAAATTTGACTTGCTAATGTCGGAAGCAAGTTGAGCTTTTTTGTCTGAATCTCCGATGTTACGCCTATTTTACTTATATCTGAACCCCCAAACTTAGATTGCTGCCGACCCATTGGTAACAGCTACTGTTGACATTTAATGGTTATTGTACGTTTATGGTCCTTAGAACCCACTAAGGCACGTTTTGCATTAAATGATAGTGGGGTATTTTTTTGAGATAATCATGACCGCTAGGATTTTGGCTATCTAAACAGTTTTCTTGATCTGATGGCCAAGATTTGGTCGGGTTGTTTTACTTCCTTGCTAGTGTTTTACATTGGCACTCTTCAGTTTACTTTTGCTGGGACAATATACTAAGTCTAGGAGGATGACAACAAAaggttagttttttttatttcttttctgcgTTTTTCCTGAATTTTTCACCATGAAGAAACCAGAGGATAAAGTAATGAAGGTAAAAGACGACTTATACGAATGGGTGCATGCGGATGTTAAGTGTCGTACTTCCCTTCTCCAAAGTGAaaagagtttgtgtatttttaatacTGTGAACTGGGTTCGGGGTGGGTTTGGTATAGGCATCGAGCTGTTTTCCTGCAATGCATAGGACAGGGTTTGTGAAAAGAGGGGGGATTGgacttatttttatgtttataccGGTTTGTTTACTGAACTGGGTGTGAAACTTCCCTTTTCTTAATTTGAGTGTTCAGTGTTAACATAGCTTAACTGTGCTCCATCACAGTTGCACCCAAATTCTTGGGCGTTTCTGTGTGCTTTTGAGTGTATAATGCATTTCCTGGAAATTGCTCTTACACTGGATATTTTCTTCTCACTTTTCCAAGCGAAAGGGGTCCGTAAAGGCCTATGGATAAACTTAAGTAGTTTTCCTGGTCGCTCCATCTTTATGTTATATAAATCATCATTTAAGAGTTTCAAAGAGATATTTGCGAAGGTTCGTTCTCGTGAGACGGAATATCCGTTCTTCTTAGATTCAGAATTAGGAGAATACTTTCCCTTTTACTGGTGTCCTGAACCTATGCAGATTCTGGAAGCAGTGAGTAGGTCTGATGAAGAGGACCTGTTTTTGGATTATGTTGACTGTTTCTCTTGTGGGAAACTTTTGCGTATTGACAacgttttgaaatttgaaaatgatCCTGAAGGTTTGAAAGGATATATTGGTAAGGGATTTGATAGTTTTGTTTTGGTTTGTTACATTGTTGCCTATGTTGATGTACTCTGTTTATCGTGGGAGGAAGAGTTCCGAGTTTATCCTCGGCGAAAATGAGGTCATttttggagaagaagaaggaggggaAGGAGGTCTCAGTGAATAAGGTTGTTAAGGAGTCCAATGTTGATGCCGCTCAGTTTACTACTCACCCTCGaggtgaaaaaagaaaaagccatgaaCCTGAAGGGTCGGTTGAGGTTCTGTTTGGTGTTAACTTGGTTTTTAGTTCTAGGGTTAGAAGTGGTGTGAAGAAACAGATGTGTTTGCATGGATTTGTCTCTGGTAGTAGTGCTGAATCTGTTTGGAGTGATCAGTTTCCCTTTGCCGCCTTGGCATATAGGGTTACGCAAAACACCCAAGATGTCCAACTACTGAGGACTATTGGTAAAGAGATCATTGGGCAATATATGCAAGTAAGTTTCCTCATCGCTTGTATttgtttcctttttcaattaGCTAATTGAACTTGAGTTGTTTGTAGGTTATGGCTACTAGGTTACTCTGTGTTGGTCGCTGCACTGAGATGCTGGGGGTTTGAGGAAAAGAAGGAAGCAGATAAGGTTAACAAGCTTGAGAAGTCAAATGCTGAGAGGGATGAGGTCATCATCAATCTAACTAAGAGGATGAAGGACATGGAGAATGAAGTTAGTACTCTGCAAGAACAGATCCGATCTCTTCAAGAGTAGCTAAAGGAAGTCGACGTTGAGAAAGGCAAGTCGGCGTCTCGGATCCGAGAACTCGAAAAGGAAGGTTTGGAATTATTTGCTGCAGGGTTTAACCATGCTATAGGTTAAGTTGGTGTGTTTGCTCCTGATCTAGATGTCAGTCGCTTTGATGTCACAAAGATTATGGTAAATGGACAATTGGTTGATGATGAACCTGAGCGTGAGGCCTAGGATGAGACTGTAGATGCAGTTGATAAATGACTTTTgattttagtttatattttgtATGGGTTTGACAGTTAGACTTTAGTTTTGTTTATGCGAACATTTTCTGTAAAGAACGACTTATGACCTCGTATGTCATTGCAACATGTTTTGTTGCTTATTTTGATTGCACTTTTGCTGTTTTCTAAAAATATATGAATTGATAGATTGATTGTTGTTTGATGGTCTTGAAGTGGTCAATGAAGGATCTTGCCAATTCTTCGAAGCAAGAGATTGAACCTGCAGGAATCTTAGAAAATCAAAGTAAAGTAAGACCATCTAAAAAGGTTGAAAAAGATCGACAGAGTATAGGGTCAGAGGCACCGTTAAAGAACATCATGGATTGAAACTTTTTAATATGGACATGGGGATCTCCAAACCCTTCATATGGCTTGAGCGCTGTAGGCAAAACGAAGTTTTTTGGCATTTGGAACTTGAAGATTTCTTCCGAAAAGGGATTATCTATCGTCAGTTTTTCTTTTGGtggggtgacctcctgggaactCGAGTCTTGAAGTCGCGTACCATTTGGGGTCGCGCTCTTAGGGTTGTCCGTGTTGGACTTCCCATTTTGGGATGCTTCCAAAAGGTCAGCCATTCGCTTGACCTCAGCCAGGAGGGTAGCATTCATAGCCACCAGCTCGTCATTAGTCAGAGGGGTTTGAGGCACGGCGTTGTCAGTCATGATCCTGCAAAAAATAATAGAGTAGAGTGTATGTGGGGGTTAACTTGAAAAAATTTGTGCCCCACGATGAGTGCCAAATTTTCCTGTCTAGAACTGGGTTCCGAGGTATAGATCGGTGACAGCTGGAAGAGCGCTGATAACATCCTTCTCCTGAGTGCTGCACCGTGATTCCTTCCGTCTAAAACTGGTTTTGAGATATAGGTCGGCGACAGTTAAAAAAGCGCTAATAATGTCTTTCTTCTGAGTGCTAAACTATAATTTCTTTCTCGTCTGGGCGGTGTGAAGAACCTGCCAAAAGAATTCCAATGTTAAAGGCAGTTtgtgattaataatattaatgaCAACTAATCCGAACTTTGTGTGTATATGATGTGATTGTGTGTAACTGTTGTGTGTTAGGTTACTTGTAGTAGTCTATTTATTCTTGAATGAGTGCTGCCATTGTGACTTCGTGAATCTTGGGATTTTAATCGAAATATAGCGTGTATCTTGTTTGGTTGATGCAAACGAGTTTGACTTGGTTTATGTATGGTATAATGTCGGACTGATTTGTGCGGTACGGATCACAACTCCCAAATTTGACTTGCTAATGTCGGAAGCAAGTTGAGCTTTTTTGTCTGAATCTCCGATGTTACGCCTATTTTACTTATATCTGAACCCCCAAACTTAGATTGCTGCCGACCCATTGGTAACAGCTACTGTTGACATTTAATGGTTATTGTACGTTTATGGTCCTTAGAACCCACTAAGGCACGTTTTGCATTAAATGATAGTGGGGTATTTTTTTGAGATAATCATGACCGCTAGGATTTTGGCTATCTAAACAGTTTTCTTGATCTGATGGCCAAGATTTGGTCGGGTTGTTTTACTTCCTTGCTAGTGTTTTACATTGGCACTCTTCAGTTTACTTTTGCTGGGACAATATACTAAGTCTAGGAGGATGACAACAAAaggttagttttttttatttcttttctgcgTTTTTCCTGAATTTTTCACCATGAAGAAACCAGAGGATAAAGTAATGAAGGTAAAAGACGACTTATACGAATGGGTGCATGCGGATGTTAAGTGTCGTACTTCCCTTCTCCAAAGTGAaaagagtttgtgtatttttaatacTGTGAACTGGGTTCGGGGTGGGTTTGGTATAGGCATCGAGCTGTTTTCCTGCAATGCATAGGACAGGGTTTGTGAAAAGAGGGGGGATTGgacttatttttatgtttataccGGTTTGTTTACTGAACTGGGTGTGAAACTTCCCTTTTCTTAATTTGAGTGTTCAGTGTTAACATAGCTTAACTGTGCTCCATCACAGTTGCACCCAAATTCTTGGGCGTTTCTGTGTGCTTTTGAGTGTATAATGCATTTCCTGGAAATTGCTCTTACACTGGATATTTTCTTCTCACTTTTCCAAGCGAAAGGGGTCCGTAAAGGCCTATGGATAAACTTAAGTAGTTTTCCTGGTCGCTCCATCTTTATGTTATATAAATCATCATTTAAGAGTTTCAAAGAGATATTTGCGAAGGTTCGTTCTCGTGAGACGGAATATCCGTTCTTCTTAGATTCAGAATTAGGAGAATACTTTCCCTTTTACTGGTGTCCTGAACCTATGCAGATTCTGGAAGCAGTGAGTAGGTCTGATGAAGAGGACCTGTTTTTGGATTATGTTGACTGTTTCTCTTGTGGGAAACTTTTGCGTATTGACAacgttttgaaatttgaaaatgatCCTGAAGGTTTGAAAGGATATATTGGTAAGGGATTTGATAGTTTTGTTTTGGTTTGTTACATTGTTGCCTATGTTGATGTACTCTGTTTATCGTGGGAGGAAGAGTTCCGAGTTTATCCTCGGCGAAAATGAGGTCATttttggagaagaagaaggaggggaAGGAGGTCTCAGTGAATAAGGTTGTTAAGGAGTCCAATGTTGATGCCGCTCAGTTTACTACTCACCCTCGaggtgaaaaaagaaaaagccatgaaCCTGAAGGGTCGGTTGAGGTTCTGTTTGGTGTTAACTTGGTTTTTAGTTCTAGGGTTAGAAGTGGTGTGAAGAAACAGATGTGTTTGCATGGATTTGTCTCTGGTAGTAGTGCTGAATCTGTTTGGAGTGATCAGTTTCCCTTTGCCGCCTTGGCATATAGGGTTACGCAAAACACCCAAGATGTCCAACTACTGAGGACTATTGGTAAAGA is a genomic window of Arachis ipaensis cultivar K30076 chromosome B06, Araip1.1, whole genome shotgun sequence containing:
- the LOC107645839 gene encoding DNA damage-repair/toleration protein DRT102, translating into MAADGTATATRPVKIIAGADDFGTPLKDALVSHLRSRNIEVEDLGTSSYYSAGAEVGRLVSESSSSSAVDVRGLVACGTGAGVSIFANKFPGVFAATCLTPADAINARSINNSNVLAVSGKSTTPESAIEIVETWLKTPFKSPCPANDNKPWPEEIQSFLDNSLKEMPEIGKTGTVQDTCAVCCLVKNRELNPIDIIPGGSMKILRESPTSAFVRFKAGSVEPAHHHTFGHDLVVIEGKKSVWNLTKEERYDLTVGDYLFTPAGDVHRVKYYEDTEFFIKWDGHWDMFFDEDLETAKNAIEKELAK
- the LOC110263181 gene encoding uncharacterized protein LOC110263181 yields the protein MRSFLEKKKEGKEVSVNKVVKESNVDAAQFTTHPRGEKRKSHEPEGSVEVLFGVNLVFSSRVRSGVKKQMCLHGFVSGSSAESVWSDQFPFAALAYRVTQNTQDVQLLRTIGKEIIGQYMQVMATRLLCVGRCTEMLGV
- the LOC110263182 gene encoding uncharacterized protein LOC110263182; translated protein: MRSFLEKKKEGKEVSVNKVVKESNVDAAQFTTHPRGEKRKSHEPEGSVEVLFGVNLVFSSRVRSGVKKQMCLHGFVSGSSAESVWSDQFPFAALAYRVTQNTQDVQLLRTIGKEIIGQYMQVMATRLLCVGRCTEMLGV